The Dongia rigui genome includes the window TTCCGCGGCATCGAGCGCACGCCAGTCGACAGCGCCGAAGCCGGCGACATCGTCGCCATTGCCGGCCTCACTGAAAGCACCGTCGCCGACACCATCGCCGCGATGGAAGTCGAAGTGCCGCTGAAGGCACAGCCGATCGATCCGCCCACACTTGCCATGTCGTTCTCGGTCAATGACAGCCCGCTCGCCGGTCGCGATGGCGACAAGGTGACTAGCCGCATGATCCGCGATCGCCTGATGCGTGAATCGGAAGGCAACGTCGCCATCCGCGTCACCGAAACGGAAGACAAGGACGCGTTCCAGGTCGCCGGCCGCGGTGAATTGCAGCTGGGCGTGCTCATCGAAGTGATGCGCCGCGAAGGCTTCGAATTGTCGATCAGCCGCCCGCGCGTCATTTATCAGAACGACCCAAAGACCGGCCAGCGCTTGGAGCCGATCGAGGAAATCGTCATCGACGTCGACGAGGAATTCACCGGCGTCGTCATCGACAAGCTGGGCCAGCGCCGCGGCGAACTCGTTGAGATGCGCCCGTCGGGTGGTGCGAAGACCCGCCTTGTGATGCTGGTACCGGCCCGCGGCCTTATCGGCTATCACGGCGAGTTCCTCACCGATACGCGCGGCACCGGCGTCATGTCGCGCCTCTTCCACGGCTACCAGCCCTATAAGGGTCCGATCGAAGGCCGCCGCAACGGCGTGCTGATCTCCAACGCCAACGGCACCTCGGTCGCCTACGCGTTGTGGAATCTCGAGGAGCGCGGCAAGCTCATGATCGATGCCGGCGTGCCGATTTATGAAGGCATGATCATCGGCGAGAACAGCCGTGCCAACGATCTTGAAGTCAATCCGCTGAAATCAAAGCAGCTGACCAACATCCGCACGACGTCGAAGGACGAAGCCATTCGCCTGACGCCGCCGATGAAGCTGAGCCTGGAACAGGCGCTGGCCTACATCCAGGACGATGAGCTGGTCGAAGTGACGCCGAAGGCGATCCGTATCCGCAAGGCCCTGCTCGATCCCAACGAGCGCAAGAAGGCCGAGCGCGCGGCGGAAGCGGCGCAAGGGTAACGCTCTCATCCGTCGGTTGAGGGATGAAAGGGCCGCTCTGCATGAGCGGCCCTTTTTCATGTCAGATGAAGCGGTCGATCACACTGAGCAGCCGCTCGCAAGACCGTGCCACATGCCGGATGGGTGATGTCGCAATGCCGAGCAGCAGGCCGGACTTGGCTGCAGGCGGCGATGCGTACCAGATCGACAGCGGCGCCGGCGTCAATCCGAACGGCAGCATCTCGCGAATGATCGCGAGATCTGAGACGGCCGTCGGCAGTTGCAGCGACACGGCAAGTCCCGCCGTCGCGATGGTGAAGTCGCGGCCGCGCGGTTCAAGCTGCTGCAACAACGCATCGCGCTGGGCGGCATAGCTTCGCTTCAAGCGCCGCAGATGCCGCAGGTAATGACCATCGCGCATGAAGGCCGCAATCGCAATCTGCGCGGCTGGCCCGGGCGGTGGGGCAAGACAGGCCGCGACCTCGCCAAAGTGCCCCACCAGAGACGGTGGTGCGACGATGAAACCAAGGCGCAGCGCCGGGCTGATGGTCTTGCTGAACGAGCCGATATGAATGACGCGGCCCTCGCGGTCGAGCGACGCCAGCGCCGGTGCGGCACGGCCTTTGAGCTGCAACTCGCTCAAATAATCGTCCTCGATGATCCAGGCATCCGCCTCTGCCGCCCAATCAAGGAGCGCGAGACGCCGCGCCAGCGACAAGGTGACACCCAGCGGCGCCTGCTGGCCGGGCGTCACGATTGCCAGGGCCGCGTCGGGGGCTTGGCGCAATCCATCACCCACATCGATGCCATCGCCATCGACCGGCACAGGGACCAGCGACAAGCGCGCCAAGTCGAGCGCGTGTCTGGTGAAGGGAAAGCCCGGGTCTTCAAACCATGCCTTGCGGCCTTCGAGACCAAGCACCCGAAGCGCAAGGCCCAGACCCGCACTGAAGCCCCCGGTGATGAGGATTTGCCCCGGCGAACAATCGATGCCGCGCGCGATGGCAAGATAGGTGGCGATCTCGCGCCGCAAGTCGAGTTCGCCGCGCGGGTCCGGATAGAGCGGCGCGGCACTGGTCTCGTCGCGGACGGCACGGGCGCGGATCCGCGCCAGGAGCTTTGCCGGCAAGGCATCTTGCCCGGCAATGCCCATCTGGAAGATGGCAGGCCCTGCCGTCATCTCGCGATAGGTTTCCATGAACGAGCCCGGATCGGGCTTGCGATCGGCCAGCGCCCTTGTCATCGGTCGAGCGGCGATACGGGTCCCCGTGGCGCGGGAGGCCACAATCAACTGCGCCGCGGCAAGTTTTTCATAGGCGACCCGGACCGTGCCGCGCGCCACGCCCAATTGTGCCGCCAAATCCTGCCAGGAGGGGAGGCGCGCGCCGGGCGCCAACACGCCGCTGTCGATCGCCTGGGCAATGCCCTGGCGGATCTGCTCGCCGAGCGGCACCCGGGCGGTGCGGTCGAGGTGCAGCGCCAGCGACTTGGTCATGAGCGTAGTATAGTGAAATTGATCGTTCTTGGTGCTTTTTTATGAACCACAGAGGGAACAGATTTGGGGGGAAGGAGACAGACCCCCATGACCCTCAGATCCGCCCTTAAATCCACCCTGCTGGCAGCGACCGCCATCCTGGCCATCGGCACCCTGGTGCCGGCGATGGCCCACGACGCCGGCGAGACAGTCGCCCTGCAATTCGACCAGGCGATTCCCAACCTGCCGGGTAAATCGCTGATCGCCGTGACGGTCGATTACGCGCCGGGTGCCGCGTCGCCCACGCATGAACATTCGAAATCGGCCTTCATCTTCGCCTATGTTCTCTCGGGCGCCATCGACTCTCAGGTGAATGATGGCCCGGCCAAAACCTATCGCGCCGGTGAGAGCTTCGAGGAGGCGCCAGGTGCCCTGCACCGTGTCAGCCGCAATGCGAGCGCCACGGAACCCGCGAAATTGCTGGCCGTCTTCATCGTGGACACGAACGACAAGCCGCTGACCATCCCGGTGCAGTGATTCATTCATTCAAGGAGTAACGATCATGAGCAAGCGTCTCGACTACAACCAGATCGCCCCAGCCGGCGCCAAGGCCTTGGGTGGCGTCTATGCCTATGTCATGCAGAGCGGTCTCGATGCGGCACTGGTCGAGCTAGTCTTCCTGCGCGTCTCGCAAATCAATAACTGCGCCTATTGCCTTGACATGCACACGCGCGATTTGCTCAAGAAAGGTGTCGCCATTGAGAAGCTGGCACTGGTGCAGGCATGGGACGAAGGCGGCGCGTTGTTCGATGCACGCGAACGCGCGGCGCTCGCCTGGGCCGAAACCGTGACGCGCGTTGCCGACACCAACGTACCGGATGCGGCCTATCAAGCGGCGCGCGCCGCGTTCGGGGAGCGCGAGCTTGTCGACCTCACCATCGCCATCGGCCTGATGAACGCCTATAACCGCCTGGCCATCAGCTTCCGCAACACGCCGCAGGCCGTTTCTGCGATGTGATGCGTGATGGCAGGATGAAAGAGAACAGGGCGGCCGGCAAGTCACCTTGTGGATCTAGAATTGCAGCGCTGAACCGATCGCGATTTCGAGTGCGTCATACCCATCGGCGTTGTCGCCATCATCATCGGCGGCTTCGTTCCAGGTATAGAAGATGCCGCCGTCGATGTTGATGCCCGGCCCCATGGCATAGGAGAAATCGACGCCAGCACGGTCGAGTTTGCTGTCGTCGCTGAAGCCGGCTTCTTCCGTCTGCACATGGGCATAACCACCACCGACGGTCCAGGCGTCCTGCGTATAGGCAAAGCCCAGGCCGAACATCCAGATATCCTGGCCGGCGCCGTTGCCGTCATCGAGAAACGTGCCGGTGGCACCGACCTGCAGCGCACCGATGCTGACATTGGCGCCGATATTGTAGCCGGCCTGTTCAGCGTCGTCGGCCGACGTACCCTCGACATCGCCCTCCCAATATCCGGCGGCACCCAGATTGAGACCCCAGCCATTGCCTTCATAATCGTAATGCACGGCGAGCGCGACATTGTGGTTTGCGCTGCCGTCGGAGCGGTCGGGATGGAAGCTGTCGGCGACGTTGTCGGTGCCCTCGTCCGTCTTCTCGTCGTCATTAGGTGTGTAAGAGAGGCCGAAACTGAAACCGTTCCATTGCGGCGTGTAGTAGACGATCTTCATCACCGCATCTTGCAGGGCGAGCGACGCCTCCGGATCGAAAATGCCTGGGCTGAGCGGCGAGCCGATGATGTTGGGCGAATAGGGTCCGAAATTGGCCGTCGATCCAGGCGGCAGCATGTACATGTTGCCAGCCGCGCCGTCGAGCGCGCCGATCCGGATGTCGCCGAAACCGCCTTTGTAGAAGACATAGACATTATCGATGAAATCGTCGGTCTGGCTCTCGGCCTCCATCTCGATGCGGGCACCCACGGTGACGCCGTTATCGAGCGTGGTCTCGCCCAGGAAGAAGACTTCGGAATCGCTGCTGACGCCGTCGAGATTCTGGTCGTGACCCAGCTCGCCTTGCGCATCGTCATCGATGGTGAAGCCGTAGGCGCTGCGGAAGAACCCACCGAGACTGAGCTTGATGCCGTCGGAGGCCACGGCCATCGGCATCGCCACGACATTCGCGGCACCCGTGACCGACAATGCGAGGAGGGAGGTTGTGGAGCGAAAATTCATCGCCATGCGGCATCCCCTTTCCGCTAACTTTTCTTCGCGATCGCACCCTTACCTTGCGCGCAAATTTCAGCGTTGTCCAAAGATTGCCGTGCCGACGCGGACATGGGTGGCGCCGAACTGGATGGCGGTCTCGAAATCACCACTCATGCCCATGCTGAGCTCTGTGAGGTTGTTGCGCCTGGCCATCTCGCGCAGCAGGGCGAAATAGGGGGCGGGGTGCTTGTCGGCGGGCGGGATGCACATCAGCCCGTCGATGCCGAGCTTCAGCTCGTCGCGGCACAATTTCACGAAGGCGTCGATCTCGGCCGGGTTGACGCCGGCCTTCTGCGGCTCCTCGCCGATATTGACCTGGATAAAGAGGCGCAGCACGCGCTTCTGCTTCTGCATTTCATCGGCGAGGGCCTGCGCCAGCTTTTCGCGGTCGACCGATTGAATGACGTCGAAGAGTGCCACCGCCTCGCGCACCTTGTTGCTTTGCAGGGGGCCGATGAGATGCAGTTCAAGCGCAGGGTGCATCGCCTTGAGGGCAGGGAACTTCGCCTGCGCTTCCTGCACGCGGTTTTCGCCGAAGACTGTCTGCCCAGACGTGATGGCGGCCAGCACGGCCTCGGCCGGATGCGTCTTCGAGACCGCGATGAGGTGGATCGTATCCGCCGGCCGGTCGGCGGCCTTGGCCGCGGCGGCTATGCTGTCACGGATCTCTGCCAGGTTGCTGGCGATGTGCGGGAAATCGGTCATGGTCATCAATGCGAAGGGTCGCTGCCTTGGGGCGGCAGCTTCGTCATCTTAGGGGAGACACAGCGGTGAAGACACCCACTTCAGCCGAGCGCACCCAGAAAGCAATAAGGGGAGCAGTTGCCTGCTCCCCTTAAAGTCGTTCCGATATCTATCCAGCCAAGGCTGGAGCGATATTAGAAGGTGATCGACGAACCGACCGAGAACTCGAGCGAGTCGTAGCCGTCCGACGTAGCCTCGGCCGCATCCACACCGCTGGCCCAGCTATAGAAGAGACCGGCATCAAGGTCGATGCCAGGACCCATGGCGTAGCTGCCAGTCACACCAACGCGCTGCACTGTGACGTTATCTTCAAAGTCAGAAGCAGGCGTGTTGTTTTCGATGTTACGCAGCGCCCAACCAGCGCCGACGGTCCAGGCGTCGACGTTGTAGGCGAGACCCACACCAACCGACCATTCGTCGCCATTTTCGCTGTCATCGTCATCGACGATCGTCTGCTGGTCCTTGTAAGTGAACGCCGTACCAACGGTCAGGCCACCGAACGACAGATTGACACCGGTGTTGAAGGCAAAGAACTCGTCATCGCCGTGCTCTTCGATGTCACCGGAATAGGCAAGGGCGCCGCCGAGGGCCAAGCCCCAGCCATCGCCTTCGAAGTCATAGTGCACGCCGGCTTCGAGCTCGTGGTTGATATCGCCAGCGTCACGGTTCGGGTGGAAGGTGTCGGCCACGCCGTCACCCTGCTTCTCGAAGCCACCTTCCGGCACGTAGGACACGCCGAAGCTGAAGCCGCTGAAGTTCGGCGAGTAGTAGGCGATCGACTGCGGCTTGCTGACCGGCGACGGATCGAAGCCGGAGATGACCAGCTTGGAACCGATCTGGGCCGGCGAGAACACGCCGAAGTTCGCCGTGGAGCTCGGCGGCAGCATGTACATGTTGTCGGCGACGGCACCCTGCGAACCAACGCGGATGTCACCGAAACCGCCCTTGAAGTAGACATAGGCGGCGTCGATCTGGTCGCCCGAATCTTCGGCTTCCAGCTCGATACGGGTACCAACGGTGATGCCGTTGTCCAGCGTCACGCTGCCGAGGAAGTAGACTTCGCCGTCGGTGCCGACGCCGTCGAGGTTCGAGTCATGGCCAGCTTCGCCCTGACCATCGTCGTCGAAGGTGAAGCCGTAGAACGACTTCATGAAGCCGCCAAGGCTCAATTTGACACCATCGGACGCCTGAGCGGTGCCGGCCATGAGGCCGATACCGAGCAGAGCCGAGGTCCCCAGGAGAACTTTTTTCATCTCGAGATTCCCTAAGTTTGCGATTGCCACCGGACTTTCCCTCAACCTTTTTGGTCTTAGAGAAGGCCCGGATGCCCCTCGTTCACGGACCGGCTTGCTGGGTCGATTTTGCCAAGTACTTGACGAGATCGACTCAAAAAGCCCGCTCAGCCCGGAACACGTCGTACCTTCTCGGAATGGCGGGGGGGTGTCAAACCATTTGAGCCGAACACTGTGGCAATTTTCAGCAGCTGTTGCGCAAAAGCCACAAGGGCGGCGCCCGTTCAGGCAATGATAGCCTGGCTGAACCGGCAATCAATGAAATGTCCTGCAATATGAACGGGATCAATTGCGGGCATGCGATGGGGTGGGACCGCTTCCACCCGTGTGCCAGCCGGTGCGGATGCGCCACAGGAGCCAGGTTTGAGACGGGGCGAGGGTGCTTCCGACCCGCCTTAGGAAGTCAGCCTGCCTTGGTCATTTCCCGCGGCCAATAGCCGAAACGCGTCATCTGTTCCCGATGATTTTCGACGATTTTGTCTATTTGCGCCGGGCTGAGCTTGTCCTTCCACTGTCCGGCCTGGCCGACGCGGAAGAACTTTGACCCCTTGGGCGATTTTTCGACGAAGCCTTTGCTGTCCTCCTGCGCCCGGAGGCTCTTGAAGGAAGAGAGCTCGATCGCCCGGTCGAGGCGCTGGCGCGACGGCTTCAGGCCCATAAAGCGGGCAATGCCGCCGAAAGTATGGAGCGGCTTCTTCAGCATGTCCTCGTAGCGGACGATATGGAGGCCGGGATGTGGCCGCTGGGTCCAGCTTTTGACATGTTCCGACCAGGTGTTGTGAACCTCGATCACAATCCTGTCGTCGGCGAGGCCGCCATTATAGGGGTCAGCCATGATCTCAATCGCGCGGTCGATATCGACGCCGTAGTGATCGGCCAGCGACAGGACCAGATCGAGCGGATTGCGGACCACGTAAATGGCACCGGCGGTCAAATCCATCTGGATGATCTGGTCACCGCCGATCGTGACCAGGGCATTGTGCGTCTTGACGATGACTGTTTCCGGCTTCGAGGCGCAGATCGCCAGCTGGGCGCCGCGGCGCATGCGGATCATGTCGTCGGTCGACCAGGCGCTTGGCGGCCGGGGGTCGAGATGCCGGTACCACTGCGTCAGGGAATCCCCGGTCGTCAGCGCGTTCATGTCGTTGATGTCGGCCGGCTTCGCGGGGTTGAGCATCAGATTGTGAATAAAGGCGCGGAGCCAAGTGTTGCCCGATTTGGGATAGCTCGCCAGCCAGAGAATCTTACCCATCGTCCTGCCTATCGCCTCTCACACTCATATATATAGCGTCGATCCCGCATTCCTGCCCTTCCGGGACCAAGGGATGGGCAACCATCTTGCCGGCACCGCCCCCTTGGGGCCTTGGGTCGACGCGATTTGGTTGACGGGGACCCACGATTTCGCATACCAGTCTTGAGCCGTTTCCGGGCTGCCAATTCCTGGCCTTACCGGGGGCTTTTGGGTGAAGAGCGTCGGGCCGTCAACATGAAACTCCCACATCGTCGCGTCGACCAGTCCCGCACGGGCGTTTTTTTCGACCGTGAACGGATGGGGGGACGGTTTGTCCTCTTTGTCATGGCCGCCCTGACGGCCATCACCTTGACCGCCTGCAACGTCGATCTCGGCGGCGAGGAGAAATACCCGACGGCACGCCAGAAGGGCGATGCTGGTCCACAATACGAAGAGAACGATACCGTGTTCGGCGAAGGCGGCCTTTTCGGCGCCGCGCCCAAGGATAACGGCTCGGGCGGTGGCGGCGGCGTTGGCGTCAACTCGCTGCTGTGGCGCGCCAGCCTCGACACCATCTCGTTCATGCCGCTGGTTTCGGCCGACCCCTTCGGCGGCGTCATCATCACCGATTGGTACACCCCGCCGGCCACCCCGGATGAGCGCTTCAAGGTGAATGTCTACATCCTGGGCCGGGCGCTCCGCGCCGACGGCATCCGCGCCTCGGTCTTCCGCCAGCAGAACCAGGGCGGCACCTGGATCGACGCGCCAGTGGCCCTCAACACGGCGACCGACCTCGAAAACGCCATCCTTACCCGCGCCCGCCAGCTGCGCCAGTCCGGCCAGCAGGAATAGGGCGGACACACCTCTACTTGTCATGGCCCGCTTTAGGCGGGCCATCCACGAGTTTGTCGGCAGCGGCTAGTAATTCGTGGATGGCCCGCCTAAAGCGGGCCATGACACTGAAAGAAACCGATCATGTCGCGATATAATTTCCACGAAGCTGAAGGCAAATGGCAGCAGGCCTGGATGGCCCGGAACTGCTTTGCCGCCTCCGGCGATCTCACCAAGCCCAAATATTACGTCCTGGAGATGTTCCCGTATCCGTCGGGGCGCATCCATATGGGCCATGTGCGCAACTACACGATGGGCGATGTCGTCGCCCGCTATAAGCGCGCCAAGGGCTTCAACGTGCTCCATCCCATGGGCTGGGATGCGTTCGGCTTGCCGGCCGAAAACGCCGCGCGCGACATGAAGATCCACCCGGCCAGCTGGACCTATGACAACATCGCCAATATGCGCGCCGAGTTGAAGCGCATGGGCCTGGCGCTCGATTGGTCGAAGGAACTGGCGACCTGCCATCCGGGCTATTATGCCCACCAGCAGCGCATCTTCCTGGAATTCTTCAAGGCCGGCCTCGCCTACCGGAAGGAAGCCTTCGTCAATTGGGACCCCATCGACATGACCGTGCTTGCCAATGAGCAGGTCATCGACGGCAAGGGCTGGCGCTCCGGGGCGCCGGTCGAGAAGCGCAAGCTCAGCCAGTGGTTCCTGAAGATCACCGATTACGCCGACGATCTGCTTTCGGCCCTGAGCGGGCTGGAGCGCTGGCCGGACAAGGTTCGCCTGATGCAGGAGAACTGGATCGGCAAGTCGACCGGCGCCCATGTGCGCTTCAAGCTTGTCGGGTCGGACCAGCGCATCGAGGTCTTCACCACGCGGCCAGACACGCTGTTCGGCGCCAGTTTCATCGCCGTTTCGCCCGACCACGCCATTGCGGAAGCAGCCGCGAAATCGGACCCGAAGGCTGCAGCCTTCATCGCCGAATGCCGGGCGGCTGGAACCTCCGAAGCAGCCGTCGAGGCGCAGGAAAAGCGTGGGTTTGCGCTGGGCCTCGAGGCCGAGCATCCGTTCGTCCCGGGCAAGAAATTGCCCGTCTACATCGCCAATTTCGTGCTCATCGAATACGGCACCGGTGCCATCTTCGGCTGCCCGGCCCATGACCAGCGCGATCTCGATTTTGCCCGCAAATACAATCTGACCGTGACGCCGGTGGTGCTGCCGGCCGGCGAGGATCCGAAGACCTTCGCTGTCGCCGACACCGCCTATACCGATGACGGCGTCATCTTCAATTCCGGCTTCCTCGACGGGCTCGATGTCGAAGCGGCGAAGAAAAAAGCCGGTGCGACGCTGAAATCCCAGGGCGATGGTGAAGCCACCACCGTCTTCCGCCTGCGCGATTGGCTGGTGAGCCGCCAGCGTTACTGGGGCTGCCCGATCCCGATCATCCATTGCGACACCTGCGGTGCGCAGCCGGTGCCGGAGAAGGACATGCCGGTGCTGTTGCCCGACGATGTCACCTTCGAGAAGCCCGGCAATCCGCTCGACCACCATCCGACCTGGAAGCATGTCGATTGCCCGAAATGCGGCAAGGCGGCCCGGCGCGAGACCGATACCTTCGACACCTTTGTTGATTCATCCTGGTATTTCGCGCGCTTCTGCTCACCCCGCCATGACCAGCCGGTCGACCAGGCGCTGGTCGATTACTGGCTGCCGGTCGACCAGTATATCGGCGGCGTCGAGCATGCCATTCTGCACCTCCTCTATTCGCGCTTCTTCACCCGCGCCATGAAGAAGGTGGGTCTGGTGAAGCTCGACGAACCCTTCGCCGGCCTCTTCACCCAAGGCATGGTCTGCCACGAGACCTATCGCGACACCAAATCGGGCGAATGGCTGCTGCCCGAGCAGGTCGAGAAGAAGGGCGAGAGCGCCGTCCGTACCGATACCGGCCAGGCCATCGAGATCGGCCGTTCCGAGAAGATGTCGAAGTCGAAGAAGAACGTGGTGGCGCCGGACGTCATCATCGGCGGCTACGGCGCCGATACCGCGCGCTGGTTCGTCCTTTCCGACAGCCCGCCGGAACGAGACATGGAATGGACGGCGGCCGGCGTCGAGGGCGCCTGGCGCTTTGCCCAGCGCTTGTGGCGCCTCAATGCCACCTGGCTCGAAGCGTATCCGGCACTGAAATCGACCCAAGCCGCGCCGGCCACCTTCGCCGATGCCGCAACGGCGTTGCGCCGCGCCAGCCACAAGGCGATCGCGGCGGTTTCCGAAGATATCGAGAAGTTCCGCTTCAACCGGGCGGTCGCCAAGCTCTATGAATTCGCCAATACCCTGTCGGATCTGCCGGAAAAGGACCTCTCCGACGCCGGCGGCCTCTTTGCCCGGCGCGAGGCCCTGGTGACCCTGGCCCAGCTCATCGGCCCGATGATGCCGCATCTGGCCGAGGAAATGTGGGCTTCCCTGGGTCACGGGACCCTCCTCGCCGAGACCGCTTGGCCCGAGGCCGATCCCCGGCTTATCATCGACGACACCGCGACCGTCGCCATCCAGGTCAATGGCAAGCTGCGCGCAACCATCCAGTTGCCGCGCGACTGCCCCATGGATCAGGCGGAAGCGGCAGCCTTGGCCG containing:
- a CDS encoding sulfotransferase domain-containing protein, which produces MGKILWLASYPKSGNTWLRAFIHNLMLNPAKPADINDMNALTTGDSLTQWYRHLDPRPPSAWSTDDMIRMRRGAQLAICASKPETVIVKTHNALVTIGGDQIIQMDLTAGAIYVVRNPLDLVLSLADHYGVDIDRAIEIMADPYNGGLADDRIVIEVHNTWSEHVKSWTQRPHPGLHIVRYEDMLKKPLHTFGGIARFMGLKPSRQRLDRAIELSSFKSLRAQEDSKGFVEKSPKGSKFFRVGQAGQWKDKLSPAQIDKIVENHREQMTRFGYWPREMTKAG
- a CDS encoding carboxymuconolactone decarboxylase family protein produces the protein MSKRLDYNQIAPAGAKALGGVYAYVMQSGLDAALVELVFLRVSQINNCAYCLDMHTRDLLKKGVAIEKLALVQAWDEGGALFDARERAALAWAETVTRVADTNVPDAAYQAARAAFGERELVDLTIAIGLMNAYNRLAISFRNTPQAVSAM
- a CDS encoding DUF3576 domain-containing protein, with protein sequence MKLPHRRVDQSRTGVFFDRERMGGRFVLFVMAALTAITLTACNVDLGGEEKYPTARQKGDAGPQYEENDTVFGEGGLFGAAPKDNGSGGGGGVGVNSLLWRASLDTISFMPLVSADPFGGVIITDWYTPPATPDERFKVNVYILGRALRADGIRASVFRQQNQGGTWIDAPVALNTATDLENAILTRARQLRQSGQQE
- the pdxR gene encoding MocR-like pyridoxine biosynthesis transcription factor PdxR, whose amino-acid sequence is MTKSLALHLDRTARVPLGEQIRQGIAQAIDSGVLAPGARLPSWQDLAAQLGVARGTVRVAYEKLAAAQLIVASRATGTRIAARPMTRALADRKPDPGSFMETYREMTAGPAIFQMGIAGQDALPAKLLARIRARAVRDETSAAPLYPDPRGELDLRREIATYLAIARGIDCSPGQILITGGFSAGLGLALRVLGLEGRKAWFEDPGFPFTRHALDLARLSLVPVPVDGDGIDVGDGLRQAPDAALAIVTPGQQAPLGVTLSLARRLALLDWAAEADAWIIEDDYLSELQLKGRAAPALASLDREGRVIHIGSFSKTISPALRLGFIVAPPSLVGHFGEVAACLAPPPGPAAQIAIAAFMRDGHYLRHLRRLKRSYAAQRDALLQQLEPRGRDFTIATAGLAVSLQLPTAVSDLAIIREMLPFGLTPAPLSIWYASPPAAKSGLLLGIATSPIRHVARSCERLLSVIDRFI
- a CDS encoding porin is translated as MKKVLLGTSALLGIGLMAGTAQASDGVKLSLGGFMKSFYGFTFDDDGQGEAGHDSNLDGVGTDGEVYFLGSVTLDNGITVGTRIELEAEDSGDQIDAAYVYFKGGFGDIRVGSQGAVADNMYMLPPSSTANFGVFSPAQIGSKLVISGFDPSPVSKPQSIAYYSPNFSGFSFGVSYVPEGGFEKQGDGVADTFHPNRDAGDINHELEAGVHYDFEGDGWGLALGGALAYSGDIEEHGDDEFFAFNTGVNLSFGGLTVGTAFTYKDQQTIVDDDDSENGDEWSVGVGLAYNVDAWTVGAGWALRNIENNTPASDFEDNVTVQRVGVTGSYAMGPGIDLDAGLFYSWASGVDAAEATSDGYDSLEFSVGSSITF
- a CDS encoding YggS family pyridoxal phosphate-dependent enzyme — its product is MTMTDFPHIASNLAEIRDSIAAAAKAADRPADTIHLIAVSKTHPAEAVLAAITSGQTVFGENRVQEAQAKFPALKAMHPALELHLIGPLQSNKVREAVALFDVIQSVDREKLAQALADEMQKQKRVLRLFIQVNIGEEPQKAGVNPAEIDAFVKLCRDELKLGIDGLMCIPPADKHPAPYFALLREMARRNNLTELSMGMSGDFETAIQFGATHVRVGTAIFGQR
- a CDS encoding cupin domain-containing protein is translated as MTLRSALKSTLLAATAILAIGTLVPAMAHDAGETVALQFDQAIPNLPGKSLIAVTVDYAPGAASPTHEHSKSAFIFAYVLSGAIDSQVNDGPAKTYRAGESFEEAPGALHRVSRNASATEPAKLLAVFIVDTNDKPLTIPVQ
- the leuS gene encoding leucine--tRNA ligase, producing the protein MSRYNFHEAEGKWQQAWMARNCFAASGDLTKPKYYVLEMFPYPSGRIHMGHVRNYTMGDVVARYKRAKGFNVLHPMGWDAFGLPAENAARDMKIHPASWTYDNIANMRAELKRMGLALDWSKELATCHPGYYAHQQRIFLEFFKAGLAYRKEAFVNWDPIDMTVLANEQVIDGKGWRSGAPVEKRKLSQWFLKITDYADDLLSALSGLERWPDKVRLMQENWIGKSTGAHVRFKLVGSDQRIEVFTTRPDTLFGASFIAVSPDHAIAEAAAKSDPKAAAFIAECRAAGTSEAAVEAQEKRGFALGLEAEHPFVPGKKLPVYIANFVLIEYGTGAIFGCPAHDQRDLDFARKYNLTVTPVVLPAGEDPKTFAVADTAYTDDGVIFNSGFLDGLDVEAAKKKAGATLKSQGDGEATTVFRLRDWLVSRQRYWGCPIPIIHCDTCGAQPVPEKDMPVLLPDDVTFEKPGNPLDHHPTWKHVDCPKCGKAARRETDTFDTFVDSSWYFARFCSPRHDQPVDQALVDYWLPVDQYIGGVEHAILHLLYSRFFTRAMKKVGLVKLDEPFAGLFTQGMVCHETYRDTKSGEWLLPEQVEKKGESAVRTDTGQAIEIGRSEKMSKSKKNVVAPDVIIGGYGADTARWFVLSDSPPERDMEWTAAGVEGAWRFAQRLWRLNATWLEAYPALKSTQAAPATFADAATALRRASHKAIAAVSEDIEKFRFNRAVAKLYEFANTLSDLPEKDLSDAGGLFARREALVTLAQLIGPMMPHLAEEMWASLGHGTLLAETAWPEADPRLIIDDTATVAIQVNGKLRATIQLPRDCPMDQAEAAALAEDAVTRALEGKAPKKIVVVPNRIVNVVV
- a CDS encoding porin, with translation MAMNFRSTTSLLALSVTGAANVVAMPMAVASDGIKLSLGGFFRSAYGFTIDDDAQGELGHDQNLDGVSSDSEVFFLGETTLDNGVTVGARIEMEAESQTDDFIDNVYVFYKGGFGDIRIGALDGAAGNMYMLPPGSTANFGPYSPNIIGSPLSPGIFDPEASLALQDAVMKIVYYTPQWNGFSFGLSYTPNDDEKTDEGTDNVADSFHPDRSDGSANHNVALAVHYDYEGNGWGLNLGAAGYWEGDVEGTSADDAEQAGYNIGANVSIGALQVGATGTFLDDGNGAGQDIWMFGLGFAYTQDAWTVGGGYAHVQTEEAGFSDDSKLDRAGVDFSYAMGPGINIDGGIFYTWNEAADDDGDNADGYDALEIAIGSALQF
- the typA gene encoding translational GTPase TypA, which codes for MKLRNIAIIAHVDHGKTTLVDQLLRQSGAFRVNQQVAERVMDSNDLEKERGITILAKCTSIQWQDTRINIVDTPGHADFGGEVERILSMVDGVVLLVDAAEGALPQTKFVTTKALRLGLRPIVIINKCDRPDADPHAVHDQVFDLFAALDASPEQLDFPTLFASSKQGWATTDLEKGERTDLSPLYNLIVEHVPAPKVEENKPFSMLVTTLEYDNYLGRVLTGRIQTGKAQVNMQLRAMRPDGTQVEVGRLTKLLAFRGIERTPVDSAEAGDIVAIAGLTESTVADTIAAMEVEVPLKAQPIDPPTLAMSFSVNDSPLAGRDGDKVTSRMIRDRLMRESEGNVAIRVTETEDKDAFQVAGRGELQLGVLIEVMRREGFELSISRPRVIYQNDPKTGQRLEPIEEIVIDVDEEFTGVVIDKLGQRRGELVEMRPSGGAKTRLVMLVPARGLIGYHGEFLTDTRGTGVMSRLFHGYQPYKGPIEGRRNGVLISNANGTSVAYALWNLEERGKLMIDAGVPIYEGMIIGENSRANDLEVNPLKSKQLTNIRTTSKDEAIRLTPPMKLSLEQALAYIQDDELVEVTPKAIRIRKALLDPNERKKAERAAEAAQG